ACTCCGGCGCCTACACGGGCGAGGTCTCGGGAGCCTTCCTGAGCAAGCTCGCCTGCCGGTACGTGATCATCGGTCACTCCGAGCGTCGCGAGTACCACCACGAGTCCGACGCGATCGTCGCCGAGAAGGTTCAGGCGGCGCTGCGGCACGGCCTGGTCCCGGTGATCTGCGTGGGTGAGACGCTCGAGCAGCGTGAGCAGTCGGGGCCCACGGCGGTCTCGGTCGCGCAGCTGCAGGCGGCTCTGGCCGGGGTTGCGGCCGACGCGGACATCGTCGTCGCCTACGAGCCCGTCTGGGCCATCGGCACCGGTCAGGTGGCGTCGCCCGAACAGGCTCAGGAGGTGTGCACGGCGCTGCGCCAGGTGCTCTCCGAGACTCTCGGTGCGGATGCCGCGGCGCGTACCCGTGTGCTCTACGGCGGTTCGGTGAAGTCCGGCAACATCGCCAGCTTCATGCGGGAGCCCGATGTCGACGGCGCGCTCGTCGGAGGGGCGAGCCTGGTGGCCGACGAGTTCGCCGCCATCATCCGCTACCAGAAGCACGTCGGCGTCTGACACGGGTCAATCGACGCGCTGCGCTCCGCGTTTCGACCCGCTTCGCTCGCTCAACGACCGGAGGAGAGCCTCCGGTCGTTGAGCGAGCACCGCAGGGCGCGAGTGCAAACCTCGGTATACTCGACCTTTGTGCGCTCGATGACGCGGGCGCCGCGAAAGGCATTTTCGACTGTGGACATCCTCGAGTTCGTACTGCAGGTGGTGCTGGGCATCACCAGCCTCCTGCTGACCCTCCTGATCCTCCTGCACAAGGGGCGCGGTGGCGGCCTGTCCGACATGTTCGGTGGCGGCATGAGTTCCGCCCTCGGATCGTCGGGTCTCGCGGAGCGCAACCTCAACCGGTTCACTGTCGTCCTCGCACTCGTCTGGTTCGTCGCGATCGTCGCGCTCGGACTCATCACCAAGTTCCAGGGGCTCTGATGGCAACCGGCGGAAACGCGATTCGCGGCACCCGAGTGGGTGCCGGACCCATGGGCGAGCAGGACCACGGCCATCACGCCGACCGCATCGCCGTGTCGTACTGGGACGCTCTGGGAAACGAGACCGTCCGCTACTTCGCCGCGGGAATCGCGGAGGAGGAGATCCCCGAAGTCATCGATTCTCCGCACTCGGGACTGCCGGCGGGACGTGACAAGGACAACCCCCCGGCTCTCGCGAAGACCGAGCCCTACAAGACGCATCTGGCTTATGTGAAGGAGCGTCGCACCGACGAAGAGGCCGATGCCCTTCTCGACGACGCCCTGCAGCAGCTGCGGGAACGCCGCGGCCAAGCCTGACCTTTCCGGCCCGAGGCCCGCGCAGAAGCCCTCGTGCGAGACGAACGATCGTCGCGCACGAGGGCTTCTGCTGTGAGCTGAGGGTCGATCAGAAGTCTTGGTCGATGAGCTCGGCGGGCACGTTCGCGGCGGCGGCCTCGTCGACGAAGAACATGGTCTTCTTGCGCCCCTTGGCGCCGGCCGCCGGCACGGTCTCATAGCTGGCGCCGGCGAGGGCCAGCCCGAGGGCGGCGGCCTTGTCGGTACCAGAGACGACGAGCCAGACGCAGCGCGCCGAGTTGATCACCGGGCGGGTCATCGTGACGCGCACGGGGGGCGGCTTCGGGGCGTCACGAACGGCGACCACCGTACGGTCCGTCAGCTGGATCTCGACCCGATCGGGGAAGAGCGACGCGACGTGTCCATCGGAGCCGACGCCGAGGAAGCAGACGTA
The DNA window shown above is from Microbacterium laevaniformans and carries:
- the tpiA gene encoding triose-phosphate isomerase, which produces MSRTPLIAGNWKMNLDHLQAVAFVQKLHWTLKDAGHDDGSVEVAVFPPFTDLRTVQTLLDADKIPFALGAQDLSTHDSGAYTGEVSGAFLSKLACRYVIIGHSERREYHHESDAIVAEKVQAALRHGLVPVICVGETLEQREQSGPTAVSVAQLQAALAGVAADADIVVAYEPVWAIGTGQVASPEQAQEVCTALRQVLSETLGADAAARTRVLYGGSVKSGNIASFMREPDVDGALVGGASLVADEFAAIIRYQKHVGV
- the secG gene encoding preprotein translocase subunit SecG; amino-acid sequence: MDILEFVLQVVLGITSLLLTLLILLHKGRGGGLSDMFGGGMSSALGSSGLAERNLNRFTVVLALVWFVAIVALGLITKFQGL
- a CDS encoding RNA polymerase-binding protein RbpA, which produces MATGGNAIRGTRVGAGPMGEQDHGHHADRIAVSYWDALGNETVRYFAAGIAEEEIPEVIDSPHSGLPAGRDKDNPPALAKTEPYKTHLAYVKERRTDEEADALLDDALQQLRERRGQA